The Pan paniscus chromosome 12, NHGRI_mPanPan1-v2.0_pri, whole genome shotgun sequence genome window below encodes:
- the CCDC138 gene encoding coiled-coil domain-containing protein 138 isoform X9 gives MEPRVVKPPGQDLVVESLKSRYGLGGSCPDEYDFSNFYQSKRRTLTSPGDLDIYSGDKVGSSLKYSDESKHCRTPLGGLFKHVNVNCLDDELDSFHELKEQETEEELIENDYRVSTSKITKQSFKEIEKVALPTNRTSSRPRTECCSDAGDSPLKPVSCPKSKASDKRSLLPHQISQIYDELFQIHLKLQCETAAQQKFAEELQKRERFLLEREQLLFRHENALSKIKGVEEEVLTRFQIIKEQRDAEVEHLTEVLKEKNKETKRLRSSFDALKELNDTLKKQLNEASEENRKIDIQAKRVQARLDNLQRKYEFMTIQRLKGSSHAVHEMKSLKQEKAPVSKTYKVPLNGQVYELLTVFMDWISDHHLSKVKHEESGMDGKKPQLKFASQRNDIQEKCVKNPCSLSWKPVATLHFFVLALCCFEPLSLIFKY, from the exons ATGGAGCCGAGGGTCGTCAAGCCACCGGGGCAGGATTTAGTAGTGGAGAGTCTGAAAAGCCGCTACGGACTCGGGGGCAGCTGCCCCGACGAG tatgatttttcaaatttttatcagTCTAAGAGAAGAACTCTAACCTCCCCAG GTGATTTGGATATCTACTCTGGAGATAAAGTTGGTTCATCGTTAAAATATTCTGATGAAAGCAAGCATTGTAGAACACCATTGGGCGGCTTATTCAAGCACGTAAATGTGAATTG cctagATGATGAACTGGATTCTTTCCATGAATTGAAGGAACAGGAAACAGAAGAAGAGTTAATTGAAAATGATTATAGAGTTAGTACCTCGAAAATAACCAAGCagtcttttaaagaaatagaaaaag TTGCCTTGCCAACTAATAGGACCTCATCGAGACCTCGGACTGAGTGTTGTAGTGATGCAGGTGACTCTCCTTTGAAACCTGTCAGCTGTCCAAAATCTAAAGCATCAGACAAGCGGAGTTTACTTCCACATCAGATCAGTCAGATATATGACGAATTATTTCAGATACATCTGAAATTGCAG TGTGAAACTGCAGCACAACAGAAATTTGCTGAAGAACTTCAAAAGCGAGAACGTTTTTTACTTGAAAGAGAACAACTGCTTTTCAGACATGAAAATGCCTTGAGTAAAATTAAAGGTGTTGAAGAAGAGGTTCTTACAAGATTTCAAATTATAAAAGAG cAGCGTGATGCAGAAGTTGAACACTTAACCGAagttcttaaggaaaagaataaagaaaccaAGAGACTGAGGTCCTCTTTTGATGCATTGAAAGAATTGAATGATACCTTAAAAAAACAG TTAAatgaagcaagtgaagaaaacaggaagatagACATTCAGGCTAAAAGAGTTCAAGCTCGTTTAGATAATTTACAG AGGAAGTATGAGTTTATGACAATACAGAGATTGAAAGGAAGTTCCCATGCTGTTcatgaaatgaaaagtttaaaacaagaaaaagcaccAGTTTCAAAAACTTACAAG GTACCACTTAATGGGCAAGTTTATGAACTTTTAACTGTCTTCATGGACTGGATTTCGGATCATCATCTTAGCAAAGTGAAACATGAAGAATCTGGAATGGATGGTAAAAAACCACAACTCAAATTTGCTTCCCAGAGAAATGATATTCAGGAGAAGTGTGTaaag
- the CCDC138 gene encoding coiled-coil domain-containing protein 138 isoform X13, translating to MNAVPGETGAVAVCYGAEGRQATGAGFSSGESEKPLRTRGQLPRRGDLDIYSGDKVGSSLKYSDESKHCRTPLGGLFKHVNVNCLDDELDSFHELKEQETEEELIENDYRVSTSKITKQSFKEIEKVALPTNRTSSRPRTECCSDAGDSPLKPVSCPKSKASDKRSLLPHQISQIYDELFQIHLKLQCETAAQQKFAEELQKRERFLLEREQLLFRHENALSKIKGVEEEVLTRFQIIKEQRDAEVEHLTEVLKEKNKETKRLRSSFDALKELNDTLKKQLNEASEENRKIDIQAKRVQARLDNLQRKYEFMTIQRLKGSSHAVHEMKSLKQEKAPVSKTYKVPLNGQVYELLTVFMDWISDHHLSKVKHEESGMDGKKPQLKFASQRNDIQEKCVKNPCSLSWKPVATLHFFVLALCCFEPLSLIFKY from the exons ATGAACGCGGTTCCCGGGGAGACCGGTGCGGTTGCTGTGTGCTATGGAGCCGAGGGTCGTCAAGCCACCGGGGCAGGATTTAGTAGTGGAGAGTCTGAAAAGCCGCTACGGACTCGGGGGCAGCTGCCCCGACGAG GTGATTTGGATATCTACTCTGGAGATAAAGTTGGTTCATCGTTAAAATATTCTGATGAAAGCAAGCATTGTAGAACACCATTGGGCGGCTTATTCAAGCACGTAAATGTGAATTG cctagATGATGAACTGGATTCTTTCCATGAATTGAAGGAACAGGAAACAGAAGAAGAGTTAATTGAAAATGATTATAGAGTTAGTACCTCGAAAATAACCAAGCagtcttttaaagaaatagaaaaag TTGCCTTGCCAACTAATAGGACCTCATCGAGACCTCGGACTGAGTGTTGTAGTGATGCAGGTGACTCTCCTTTGAAACCTGTCAGCTGTCCAAAATCTAAAGCATCAGACAAGCGGAGTTTACTTCCACATCAGATCAGTCAGATATATGACGAATTATTTCAGATACATCTGAAATTGCAG TGTGAAACTGCAGCACAACAGAAATTTGCTGAAGAACTTCAAAAGCGAGAACGTTTTTTACTTGAAAGAGAACAACTGCTTTTCAGACATGAAAATGCCTTGAGTAAAATTAAAGGTGTTGAAGAAGAGGTTCTTACAAGATTTCAAATTATAAAAGAG cAGCGTGATGCAGAAGTTGAACACTTAACCGAagttcttaaggaaaagaataaagaaaccaAGAGACTGAGGTCCTCTTTTGATGCATTGAAAGAATTGAATGATACCTTAAAAAAACAG TTAAatgaagcaagtgaagaaaacaggaagatagACATTCAGGCTAAAAGAGTTCAAGCTCGTTTAGATAATTTACAG AGGAAGTATGAGTTTATGACAATACAGAGATTGAAAGGAAGTTCCCATGCTGTTcatgaaatgaaaagtttaaaacaagaaaaagcaccAGTTTCAAAAACTTACAAG GTACCACTTAATGGGCAAGTTTATGAACTTTTAACTGTCTTCATGGACTGGATTTCGGATCATCATCTTAGCAAAGTGAAACATGAAGAATCTGGAATGGATGGTAAAAAACCACAACTCAAATTTGCTTCCCAGAGAAATGATATTCAGGAGAAGTGTGTaaag